GAGAGTTCGGAGCGAAGGTCCTGTAGTCTGTCGCGTCGCGCCGCCTCGCCCGGGGTCAACTCCGCGCTGGCGGTCAGGTCCTCCGCTGCCCGCTCACAGACGCCCGCGAGCGTCTCTGCGAAGCGTGCCGTCCGCTCGACGGGGTCGTCTGCCGCCGACACGTCGGGCACGCCCACGTCGTCCCAGACGGGCACTGTCGCGGGTTGGAGGTCGACGGTGGCGTACATCTCCGCCCACTCCGAGAGGCCGTGGGCCTCGTCGACGACGACCACGTCCCGTCGCCCGAACACCTCGGAACCGGCGGTCTGCATGAAGTAGGCGAGCGTCATCGCGGCAATCGAGCGGTTCGAGGCGATGGCTCGGTCGGCGTAGTACGGACAGCGGTGCTTGACCGAGCAGTCGTAGCCCGACTCGCGGGCGCAGGGCGCGCGGTCGACGGGCGTCGACTGCTCGTCGGGGAGGATGCAGGTGTAGTTGCGCTTGCCCCGAATCACGTTCAGGTCTTCGAGCAGGTCGTCCTCGGCCACGTCGTCGAGTTGGGACACCTGCGGTGTGGTGTAGTAGGCCCCGGTGGCGTCCGATGGCTCGGCCTCCTCGGGGGTTCGGGCCGCGCCGGCGACGGCGCGCGCGAGGAGGGACTTGCCGCTCCCGGTCGGCGCGCGCACCAACACGGCGTCGTTGCCGGCGGCGAAGGCGTCGCGGATGGCGTCGAGCGCTTCGCGCTGATTGCCGCGGAAAGAGGGAGCCGGAAACGAGGCCGGAATGCGGTCGGGGTCCACGATGGGTCCAGCCCGTCAGCGCAAGTAATACTGTCGGACGCGGCTACTCCGACAGCGCTGCCACGTCCTCGGCGGTCACCTCGCGGTCGTCGGGGAGGCGCTCGATGCAGTCGAAACACAGGAAGTGCTCGCTCCCGTCTTCGAGTTCGAGCGTCATCCCGCCCGTCGTCTCGGATTCGAACGTCCAGAAGTCGCCGATGCCGCCCCCGACGTGCACGTCTTCGCCACAGCCGTCACAGGGATCGGAACTCATTGCTCCCATCGAGCGGGTCGAGCGGGAAAGACCTGCCGTCGCTCGCCCTCGGCTGCCCCAAACAGGTAACACCGTCGCGCGCCCACGAAGGGTATGCACACGCTCGTCACCGGTGCCACGGGCTTCGTCGGTGGCCGCCTCGTCCCGGCGCTTCTCGACGCCGGCCACGAGGTGACCGTCCTCGTCCGCTCTCCAACGGGATACGACCCGCCCGAGGGAGTCCGCGTCGTCGTCGGTGACCTGCTGGACCCCGACTCGATTGCCGCCGCCGTCAACGGCGTCGACGCCGCGTACTACCTCGTCCACTCCATGTCTGCGCGCGACGACTTCGAGGCCCGGGACCGACAGGCGGCCGCGAACTTCGCCGACGCCGCCAGCGCCGCGGGGGTCGACCGCGTCATCTATCTCGGCGGCCTCGGCGAGGACCGGGACCAACTCTCGGCGCATCTCCGGTCCCGCCGCGAGGTCGAGCGAGTGCTGGCGACCGGCGACTACGCGCTCACGACGCTCCGGGCGGCCATCATCGTCGGCGCCCGGAGCGCCGGCTTCGAGATGGTCGTCCAACTCGCCGCTCGCCTCCCCGTGATGGTGACGCCCCGGTGGGTGCGGACTCCGTGTCAGCCCGTCGCCATCGACGACGTGATTGCCACGCTGGTCGGCGTCCTCGACGTGCCGGAGACGGCCGGCGAGACGTACGACATCGGCGGCCCGGAGGTGCTGACCTACGCCGAGATGCTTCGGCGCACGGGCCGTCACATGGGCCGCGAGCCGATTATCGTCGCCGTGCCGGTGTTGACACCGCGGCTCTCCGCGTACTGGGTCGGCCTGATGACCGACGTTCCTTGGAGCGTCGCCCGCCCCCTGATTGCGGGGTTGAAGAATCCGGTCGTGGTCGACGACGACCGACTGTCGCGGCTGGTTCCCATCGACCCCACTCCCTTCGACGAAGCCGTCCGGCGAGCGTTGACAGCCCGCGAGTCGGCCGGGGTGGCCCCGTGACCGGAACCGGGGACGACCCCGAGCGACGGGCCGCGGCCACCCCGCGGGACGACGGGCATCCAATCTTCGGCGACACGTGGGTCTACGAGAGCCTCGTCCGCGGGATTCCCGGCTTCGGACTCTCGACGCGGCAGGCCATCGGCATCCAGTTGGTCCTCTTCGAGTCGCTCGTGGTCGGTCTCGCGTTCTACTACGGTCTCCCCTCTACCGCCGTCGTCGCGGGCACCGTCGCCGTCGCCGTCGCGACAGGGGGAAGCGTCGCCATGCTCTATATCGGCGCCGCAACGCGTCACCTCGCGCTCCCGGCCGTCCACCGGCGCCTCCTGTTCGGGTCGAGCGTCGAGGTTTTCTTCGGCCTGATGGCCTTCGTCATCACGCTCACGTACCTGTTCACCGGGTCGCCCACGCCGCTCGCGTCGCTGTTCGGGTCGTCGCCCCCGGCACCCGTGGTCTTCGTGACCCTGTTGATTCTCTGGGACCTGTGCTATCGCGTCGGCACCTCGTGGTGGACGGCGATGGTGTCGCTGTGGCGGTCGCTCCGGTTTCGCGTCACGCCCGAGGCCGCCCACCAGTGTCGACGCATCGACGCCGTCAACGTCGGATTCGCGTTCCTCGAACTGGCGCTGTTGCCGTTCGTCGCCACGCACACCGTCGTCGTCGCGGCGTTGCTCGGTCACGTCGCCGCCGTGACCGTCGTCTCGACGGCGGCGGCGCTCCTCCTCGAAACTGAGCGGTAAGTCCGTGGCGAGCGCCGACTCCTACTCCCCTTGCAGCTGCTTGAACTGGTCCAGCAGGGCTTCCGTGGAGTCGCCGGAGTCGTACGAGAGGGTCCCTCGGTACTGCGACCGGTCGTCGTCGAAGTCCGCGTCGACCTGCGCCGTTTTCTGCTCGCGACGTTCGTGCTCGGCTTCGTCATAGGCACCCATTGACATGGTACGTGCTCACTTGGCAGTACCTTGATTTATAGATAACGGGTGGAACGACCCGCAGAGCCCACACGTTTTTGGCCGGTCGCCCGAAGGCGCGTGTATGGCACGGCAACGCAAGCCCGACTGGTTGCGCATGCAACCGCCGTCGGGCCAGCGGTTCACGGAGATAAAGCAGACGCTCCGCGACCGCGACCTCAACACCGTGTGTGAGGAGGCCAACTGTCCGAATCTGGGCGAATGCTGGAGCGGGCGCAACGGACCGGGAACGGCGACGTTCATGCTCATGGGCGACCGCTGTTCGCGGGGCTGTAACTTCTGTGACGTACAGACCGGCGGGATGGAGGCGCTCGACCCCGAGGAACCC
This DNA window, taken from Haloplanus vescus, encodes the following:
- a CDS encoding DUF7561 family protein codes for the protein MSSDPCDGCGEDVHVGGGIGDFWTFESETTGGMTLELEDGSEHFLCFDCIERLPDDREVTAEDVAALSE
- a CDS encoding DUF5786 family protein — translated: MSMGAYDEAEHERREQKTAQVDADFDDDRSQYRGTLSYDSGDSTEALLDQFKQLQGE
- a CDS encoding DUF7530 family protein; translated protein: MFGDTWVYESLVRGIPGFGLSTRQAIGIQLVLFESLVVGLAFYYGLPSTAVVAGTVAVAVATGGSVAMLYIGAATRHLALPAVHRRLLFGSSVEVFFGLMAFVITLTYLFTGSPTPLASLFGSSPPAPVVFVTLLILWDLCYRVGTSWWTAMVSLWRSLRFRVTPEAAHQCRRIDAVNVGFAFLELALLPFVATHTVVVAALLGHVAAVTVVSTAAALLLETER
- a CDS encoding NAD(P)H-binding protein; this encodes MHTLVTGATGFVGGRLVPALLDAGHEVTVLVRSPTGYDPPEGVRVVVGDLLDPDSIAAAVNGVDAAYYLVHSMSARDDFEARDRQAAANFADAASAAGVDRVIYLGGLGEDRDQLSAHLRSRREVERVLATGDYALTTLRAAIIVGARSAGFEMVVQLAARLPVMVTPRWVRTPCQPVAIDDVIATLVGVLDVPETAGETYDIGGPEVLTYAEMLRRTGRHMGREPIIVAVPVLTPRLSAYWVGLMTDVPWSVARPLIAGLKNPVVVDDDRLSRLVPIDPTPFDEAVRRALTARESAGVAP